The DNA region TGTAGTTTCCTGGTAATTCGAAAATTTATccattaaacaaaaaaaaaccatcaaacTCATTTATTGTTGTATCAAATACCAGAAATAATATACATCCACCATTTCTCAAGATGGGCCACATTATTATGTGATCCTTTCAGCAATCTTTGGTAACAAAGAATTAGGAAGCTGGGAAATGATTCACCTACCTGGACTACAGGTAAGTCAAAATACACACATCATTAACTTTCTTTTCATTCCAATTCTCTTCTGCCAAATAATGCTTTAGGTGGCTTAAAGTTGCTATTATTGTGAAATTTTCTCAATTTTTCAGAAGCAATTATTTTGTGATTGTTACCACAACAGGGTTTGTTTGGGTTCTAAATATTACTGGTCTTACTTGTTTGGCATCGTTGGGTCCTCCTGGTCCTACCAGTTGGGAGGATCCAGCACTGCCAACAGGCAGAACCAGGAGGACCCAGAGTTGCCAAACAGGCAGGACCAATGATATTTAGAACCGTAACAGGGATTCTCAAGATTATTTATAAAAGTATAGAGCAATAGATAATAAAGTAACCTTAAGTTTGCCTTTTATGGGTGTTTGGCTAATAGTCCTTTTAGGGGAGTTGCCGTTTCAGATGTGCATTGTGATAGGGTTGCTATTCTGCTGTGTTTTCTTGACCTCTATTTTCCCGGTTCTTcgtaatttttctttctttcttctaatAGTTTCCTTGTGTACCTCCTATCTTTATATTCCTCTTCTTTCTTAATAAAGTTCATTttcaatcaaataaaaattactATAACAGCCCAACAAGGCTTTTATGGTTATCAACTGATAGAGGGAGGGAGCATACCATACTACAACAGGCCAACAGGGGCAGCAGATCTATATCTAGATAAAAAGTTGACTTGAACCTTATGTTAAATGCATATCATAATTATCATATACCTACTCATGTAAAATTCTATTTTCATTGTTCAGTTTACAATTCTATAAATTGTTATTAAttaactattttaatttttggtaCTATTTCCATTTGTCCACTCAATAaaattccaaagatttaaaattCAATTATTCACCTAATATTTCATTGTATGACTTATTTAGAATAATTTGTTTTATCATTTTTGACTTAATAACCATATGTCATGTATTCTTTTCATGTCTTTTAACTCCCTCTTATGAATTAAATTATTCCACTGTGACTTCTAACtcctttaataaaaaattaaaactattaaataaaaatatatatgttaAACCTTTAAAGATaaacaatattttaaatttcaaaataaatttttgaaTACTAATGAGTATTCTTTTACACGCGTtaagaaaatattaaaacatAAATAATTACTTATCATTCAAATCTACTAGTAAACTAGATAACAAGCATTTAGTTCCTTTTAGAAACTGGATGTGAAAACTATTCAGTATTCTGTAAATATTAGGTCTCCTGCTATTAATGTCTTTAATATAAAGTGGAGGAATACTGTCCCAAATTAGTCATATTaacttgaaaaaaattaagataaacATGTCATGAATTTTAACCTTGGCTGACATGTTAACAAGGAAAACTTACTGATAGTCTCCATGTGTGAAGCAGTTTTGAAGCTTCTCTTATACAAATCATCTCTGCATGGGCAGTGGAGTCCCGGGACTCTTCTACTCTGAAAccaaaattctaagttaaaattaTTGCAATCGCAAAGAATGAAATACAGAAATAATATCATAACACTTACAAGTTGCACCCTCGTGCAATAATTTTTCCGTCCTGCACAAGAACAGCACCAACAGGCACCTCCCAAGCATCAGCAGCCTTCCTGGCTTCCAAAAGTGCTTCATTCATGAACATTTCATCCATTTTTCGCTGCTCCAGTTCAACTTTATAAGCTTCGTCCCAATCATCAAACCTATCTCTTCCAACTTGCTTGTTCCGCTGAAACTTCCTTTGCTTCAACTCTCCGTCCTTTCTCTCTGAGCCAGACAATTCAGACTGCACTGGAGCAACAGGATCCTTGATTTCTACCACTGGTTCAATTCCAGACATGTCAGGTCCACTGATATTTACAATTTCTCCTACAATAGGTTGCCCTCTGGCAGGTAATGAAATTGGTAATTCTATGTTTTTTGTGCCAGAAGTACTTTCTTTCAAAACTTTTCCATCTTCAGTCAAAATAGCATTTTCCTCTCCGGAAGCATATGAGGCGGCTACGGATGTTGATCCACTTTCCAACctatttgaagaagatgatcCAACTTCAAGATGTTTTACTTTTTCCTTCAATTTTTGTGTGTCAGACACCTCTCCCTCAGTTTGGGGATGACGAATACCTGGTATTAACTTATCTGAACTCATGGTTTCGGGTGAGACACTTGTTTCTTTTAGTACATTACTTTTACTGGTTTCCTCATGCTCCTGCCCAGAAAACCATGTCTCGCTATCAGATTTGTTTGGTGAGTTTCTCTCACCTGATCTTCCAGCTGAAGTGGAGGACCCAGGGCGTGAACCCCAACGTAATCGAACAACATCTGAAATTATACTCCACAGAGACCTGCCAGTTCTATTTACAATCGGTTTCGCAGTTTCCTTGTTGATCTCTGGTTCTTCAACTACTGGAACTTGCTCAACAGACGGTTCTGTTACATCCCACATTTCATCAGCAGGGCCTTTGATCCCAGGAAGCCCAGAGGAACGGCTAGAATCATGCTTCTTTGACTGAGGGTAAATTGGAGTGCCTTGTTGCGTTGAACTATAGACCCGATTACCCTCAACATCAAAGGCCAAATTTGTCCCAGTAACTTCCATCTCCTGTGTTTCTGATGTTGTAACATCATGCCTGACCCTCTCTACGAACTCATCAACAAACTGACTAGATGATTCCGCTAAACGACCAGCTGAACCAAGAGCATCTTCTGGAGCCATGGTATTAGAAGGCTTGCTATACACCTTATCACTTTCATGTCTAGAATATGGTCCTGAAAGCAAAGCAGGGCTTTTTCCTGACTTGTCATACAAAGCAAACGAGCCACTTTCTAAAGTTTCAAGGAagatctgagggcttgctgtTCCAGAGGTGGATTCAACATGAGTTGAGCCTCCACCCATCTGGGGAGAGGAAGGGATCAATGTTATTGGAGAACTTCTTTCATCACCTTCTGCTGATATCACTCTTTCCCCAGCCACAGAAACCCGATTCCATGATCCCTTGAAGCTTGATTCCTCTCTGGAGGTGTTCCAACGTCTTTGCTCCTCACTGGTCAATTCAAAAATCCTTTCATCAGTTTGGGAAGAACTTTCTCTAGTTTTAACAACTGTCgtcaatttgctttttgggatgaATCTAACTTTCTCAGAACTTCTTTGAGAGCTTGAAACTTGCTTTTCATCACTGGCATAGCCTTCTGATGAAGTACTGACATGTTCATATCCTTTGCTGTGTACAGAACTTTCAGTTGTCCTTTTATCAGTTTGCAGCTCTGTAGCCCTTGCATTTGAGCTGAAGTACAAATTTCCTTGCCAGTTCTTTAGACTAGTTCTAGACTTTGCAATAGATGTGTCTTCAACATTATTCCCATGAGCTTGTGATGCTTCAGAAAATTGTTGAgactttcttcttctctcttcagcCTGTGTGATGATCATCTCTCCTTTTTGGTGTTGCTCCTCCACTCCCTGAACAGAACTCAAAGAAATTTTTTTCTCTCCCACATTCTTCATCCTAATATTTGAGGTCCTTTCACtgtcttcaatatttgaatttcCAATATATTTCTGGGAACTTCTATTTATTACATTCTTTCCTGTGGTGGAAGTAGAACCAATAAACTTTTCATGTTCACCACTTGTTTCCTGTATGTGCGTTTCTGATATCTGAAGGTTTTCCTCCCTGCCACTATGTGTCTTCTTTGATTTCAAAGTTTCCTTTCCTGTGGTGGAAGTTGAGCCAATGAATTTTCTATGTTCGTCGCTTGTTTCCTTTAACAGTGTTTCTGATATTTCTAGATTCCCTTTCCTGCCACTGGATGTTCTTCGTGATGACAATGCTGTCTCAACTTCATCACAACCAGACACTTCAATATCTGTAGAATGCTGTGTTCTTCTGTTCCCTGTTTGAATATATGCCTTGTTTGTTTTCTTATCCAAATAGTCAACAAAAGATGAATTTTCTTCATCACTGACTCGCTTTTGTGAAGTAGATGCGTTTACATAACCGGAGTCATCTGTTGTAAATACTCTTGAATGCATACCTTGGTTTTCTCCCGTGGACTCTCTTTCTTGCATAGTTCCCTCTTCCAGCTTCTTTTCAGACTTCTTCCTCATGTTCCAATCAATATCCGCAGCAAATgcaattttttccttctttgaaATTCCCTGCACCTTTTTCAAGTCATCTCTTTTCCTATTGAATTCTTCATTTACTTTTCCCTCCATATTATTTGCTTCATCCTTCTTATATCCCTGTGAGAATTCTTCCACATCAATCTTTTGCTGAGCTTCCAGGTCACTCTCAAAATCTCCGGACGAAAGCGAGTAATAAGATGAACAACTAGACACATCTCTTCGCTTCCTTTGATTTTCACTTTTTGTAAAGGCTTCCCTGTCTTTGTTGGGCCTTTCATACGCTCTTCTCAAGTCTATGGCGGATGTCTCATGCTGCTTCAAATTTCCATTTTTCTCTGTTTCTACTCTCTCAGCCAAACTTAAatgtttctctctactcaaatttttccttttcttatcAGCTTCCGTTCTTTTGGATGAAGACACATTCTTCCATTTGACATCAATAGCAACTTTATCGGCTTCATCACTCAAAATGCTGAGAACTGATTCACAGTCATCAGAGCCAACTGAACGGAAATTTTCTCTCCCTTTTTGTGAGGCTGCACAATAACATCTTCCCTTTATTCTCCTTCTACTTCTATTGCAAACAGTTCTCTCGTTGGCCGAACAATTAACCTCAAAAGAACCTCTGAGAAGACTGTAAGCTGGTGTCCTGGAAAAGCACTGGTCTTCACAACCCAGAGTCAACCTTCTAGATGCTGACAATTGAAGGAGAGCGGATTGCCTCAATCCATTGAGAAGAATAGGCTTTATGGGTACTCTGTAAGTGGAGAGTGCACAGCAATCACAATAACCACAGCAAGATGAACAGTGTGATGGGGTTCTATCAAATCTTTCACACCAAAAGTTTGAGTAGGCATTGGAAGGTAAAGAATATGATTCTTTACACCTAACAGTATATATCACTGAGCTGAAATATGCGTTGTGCATGGTTGAATGCGTCTTCCAACTAACAGTCGAAAAGCGTACCTTGATGAGAGAGCGGGttcttttaattcaattaaaattGAGCTATAGCAAGTAGAGAAATCATATCAAGTGGCATATATTAGAAATGCTCATTGATAAGACAGGAATGGCAATGAGCAGCAGGCCACAATCAGTTAAGTGCTGATATAAGATTCCAAATAGTAATAACCGATGCAGCCACATAAATGGTGAATTGCCTTAAAAGAAACACTGATTTGACATCCATGCTCAGCTCCCATCTTTCACACCTGTACCAATACATAGTTCAGCTAAATCAGAATGATTGTCACAGTTCAACTAAATCAACTTATCCAAGCATCATAAAATAACTAAACTTCAGAATAGATGGAAATTGGAAGGAAAAAATTTTACATAAAATGTCTCTTAAAAAGGAATTCACTCATCATGCCTCCTGACTGTCTAATTTCACAATAATCCCAAAATGCTGAAAGTTTACCCATCTGGCTCTTTAAAAGAGAACACTAATCAAACAAGTTCATTAACCAAATCACCACAAAACACTAATCAAAAACTAATCACAGTCCAAAAATGCATGCTCATTGCTCATGTTTCACTCAAGTTCATTAACCAAATCACCATAAAACTCATCAATTAGCACTTCAAATCTCCACAACACACTTCAGCCGGGCAATTCCATTCATGGCAGTAAAGAGACTTGATTTCACACAGTGACCAATGCTTAAACAATAGAAATTACAATCTTTTGTGTAATTAatgttaaattattttaataattaatgtgGCCCATGTAACTTATAGAACTAATTTTATGAAAAGATCCTCAATGTGATGGTCATTAGGATATTAAAGCAATTAAAGTTAGTTGGGGgtttcaaaattcaattttgaattccctctcctcttccttcagaaaattaaaagatagtGGGTGGTTACAATAACCAACCTACAATAAAGGGTTTACTGAGCAGTTCTCAAAGTAACGtattctgcttctcttctcatCCATCAGAGAAGGACTGAAAGTGGAAGGCAAAGAGGAGAGAAAAGGATTCAGAGAGCTTAAGAATTTCTTCATGGATTCTGGCATGAATCAAGGTTAGTTATCTCCCCCCTTTAAAGTTAGTGAGAATCATATGAATTAAAGATCCTGGTTTAGGTTTTCTGTATTTTGAAAAACCTAGAGTAGATGAAAAGAGAACACTAATCAAACAAGTTCATTAACCAAATCACCACAAAACACTAATCAAAAACTAATCACAGTCCAAAAATGCATGCTCATTGCTCATGTTTCACTCAAGTTCATTAACCAAATCACCATAAAACTCATCAATTAGCACTTCAAATCTCCACAACACACTTCAGCCGGGCAATTCCATTCATGGCAGTAAAGAGACTTGATTTCACACAGTGACCAATGCTTAAACAATAGAAATTACAATCTTTTGTGTAATTAAACCATCATCCACATAGAACACTCGTTTTTTACCTCAAATTTATGATGTTTTTTCAAATGAAACCATTCATTCCCCTGCATATTTTTCATCACCTTCTACTGATGTAAGGATTCAATTCAAGTCTATACCCACTCAAGAGGAGGTAAAACTTGAGAAAACAATGAAAGTGCATGAAATCCGCAAAGGGGTACCTGAGTGAGAGCGTGAATGGAGAGGAATGGCAAGATCTTGAACTGTGATGGGTGTGAATTACTGTTTTCCCTTACACACGAGCTATGAAGAAATGGTTGACAGTTACGATTTGGATGGTGGGTCTGTGTGGATTGATGAAGGAGATGAGATGGGGAAAGCGTTGAGAGTGGTAAGTGGTTTTCAGCTCATTGTTCTAGTTCCGAGCACACTGACACAGGACACAGTTGTTGTCGTGTCGTGGGGACAGAACAGAATCATTGAACCTAAGTTATCACGGGCCCATTTATGGGTAAGGCCCCAATTTTTGTCCAATGTCTTGTGGGTTGCTTTTGCCTCTCAAATTGAATGAATTGTCCTCttgaccaaaaacaaaataacaaatTGAATTCTTCTTATTTTTGGTGGTGACATAAAATAGTAGATCATTGGGAAACCACCTCCAAACTACTAGGCATGTTCGCGGTGGCTTGTTGCCGTCAACAGAGTTACAGTTCTAGATAGGAGTGTCGGAGGATCTCCACAAGAAGGGTGTTCACCAATTGGAATTTTACTAGAGGTAAGAAGATTTGAAGTTTAGACTTCAAAACTCAAGTGTTCTAGTCAGAACCATTGTGGGATTAGTTTGTATATCTTCTCCTTACTTTGTATGATTCCAGCTACTAGGTTTATTGTGTTTTCACTTTCTGAATTGATGACTGACTTAACATTCTTTCTCGAGGTTGCTACGTAGGAAATGATGAGAATtctctttttatatatttaattttgttattcaGTTTATATTGATATTTCTTCTCTAGCTTATTAATATTATGATGTAATTAACCATGTAATCAGTGGTTGGTTCTCTTTTGACAGAGAGGATTGACTTAATTGAACTAAGAAGAGATATAGCAGAGGTAGTGGATTGTGGAACTTTAGGATTAGTTCCAACTCATATCGGAATAGTGGATTgtgaaacatatatatatatatatatatatatatattcgcACATCATCCTTATTCATTTCATCATGTCAGCATGACGATTTCTGTTAGGTAGCGTGTTTGGTAGGTAATTAGTATTGTATCTCAGTTTCTTAACAATTTAAAGAGTATAGTTGGCTTTCGTATAGTAATATTATTAGGTTAAATATATGAATCCAAGGGATTTGGTTCAATTACTTTCACAAACTCGAGGCTTTTATAGTATGAACTTTGTTTCCAATTTAATTAGTGTCTTTCCTTTCTACATGATTACAATCAACTTACGACTTTTTGATTTCCTAAAGAACGAAGTCGTTCTCAAAAAGCAAATGTTCATGTCTTAGTTCATTGAGTATGGTAATTGAGACTTAACTCTTATATTACTTACTCAATAGAGAGTTTTTGCTATTTTGCATGTGTTTTTTTGTCATAGGAGGAAGACTAAAGAACTAAAAAAGCACATCAAGCCACAAGATCTCAATAACGTAAAAAGGAGGAAGTCTCCAAACTCGACGTGGAGAACACTTCCTACACGATTGTCGCGTTTATAATTTGAAACACTGTAACTAacaaaagtttttttaaaaaaaaaagattagaaGAGGTACCAAGCACGAGTttgtatattaaaattaaacttcTTAGATAATtacttttaaaagtaaatagcaaattaaaataaataaaaattaaaagataaataatctactataaataaaataatgttatgaatatttggatgctCATCATAGTTAAGAGTCTATGGGCCAGGCCCACATGTAaacttgttcaacactctaaacctaataatataaatacaagggagtctgcacctagcagaggaTCCCCATCAGACTATTTCTCATatctctcttctcctttctctcttacTAGCTACGCTTTATTCAATGCTCTAATCAACGACTACAATATCTACTGCATATTCCGTATCATTCACTTGTCCGACACTTTAATAGGCAATGGTGATGGTCATGACTCAATTTATATCAACCATTACTCAACCACTCCTGTTTTGTCTACACTTTTAAATTGGGAGGTGTGTCAGTGTCACTCTAATTAAGACCCAAATAATATAAATTCCTCCAACTACAGAAATTTAGGTCATTTTTGTGAAAGAAACATGGAAAATCCTTCCATGGGTATAATGGAGTAGGAAATGGTGATCTTCTTGAGATGACTTCATCATCTCTTTTGAAGAATATAAGAGCATTTATAGGAGAAGGAGACCAAAAGGAAAAACCCAAATCTTAAAAGCATAGTGACAAAAAGACACTTCTACTTTGgctattaattttaatttattcatGTCTATGATCATTATCGTTATGcgactaaaataaataatgaataaaTCATAGGTCCCATACTGCAATAGCATATTCACAGACTAAATAATACTTATAGTGTCAATTGATTCGTTTTATCAGATTTTTCGAATAGATCCATTTGCAAATCATATTCTCTGTATTTTTATTCCTTTTTTTGTTGCActgtattttaatttgttccttaattcttatattatatatatggttAAAATTAATTCTTCAGTTAATCAAAAAATTATACACTTATATTATTTTGTTGTAGCTGAGATTGCAAGGACAATAGAGCATAGGTCTTTCCAAATACACCCGGCCTAGCTCAAAATTGCCAAACAATTAATGCTTTTTTTTTCCACAGGATGATGGACGTCGCTTTTATATGGTCTAGTTCAGTCGATTTTAGTTTGGGCTCTAGGCCGATCGAACCGACCAAAATAGAGATCGAAAAATATAGGTCTAAGATTGAGAGAGAGCCCATTGATCACTTAGCTCATTCACAGCCTTTCTTCAGACATCAACCCTAGCCTTTCACCCTCTATTCCCTCAAGAGTTGTCTCTTCTCTCTTTCCTCTCACTCAACCCATAGAGCCATATCTCATCTCCCTCTCATTTCACTCAAACCCCAGAGTCGTCGCTGCCACCAGTCCATGACTCTTCTCCCCTTCCCAGCCATTGCAAACCCAACCGTCGTAGCATCAACTTCTTCTTTACTCTTCTCCTTGTTCTCCAAATGATCCATTCATTGCTCTTCCCAAACCCTACTAAATGATCTTCTCCCTTTCCCCTTCACACCAAGCCCAATCTCCTTCTAGCGATCAATTCAAGTTTCTAGTGGTGCGATTCCTATCTCCACGGGTGCGATTCAAGTTTCTGGAGGCGCAATCAAATCTCTCCAACCATCCTCGTCAAGATTAGGTCTCTCATTTGACAACTTCTTCGCCGAAGACGATGAAGCTTGTTGCATGACGTTCCAAATCGAAGAACTTGTGGTGGATGTGCATGAAATTAATCATCGTCCTCGCCTCTAATCGCACCGCAGTCGTCCCaattttttcactttctttcttTCGCACTCCCACACTACAAGAAATTTGCCATATACCCACTAATATATTTagtgacatagatgaaaatcgtaAGTATAGGAATTATATACCAATAGACATAATATATGTGGGTGTAGGTATCATATACCTATGAGTCATTTTTGTCGTCACTAAACCTTTTAGTCACAGAAATAAACCATGGTATAGATAGGATATGCGGACATATAACTTACTCTGTGACTATAATTTGTGGATCATTGTAACATTGTTTTCTTACTCTGTAACTATGATTGTTCAATAATGTAGTTATATATGTTGATTATCTTCTTAAATCGTAATGTTGTCATTAGCTACCAATTGTTATCAGCACCACAATCACCCCTGAATTGTTTAGAATTTAATAAACAGAGCATACAATAAAACAGTAGGTTTGGTCAATATATATTTTGTTAATGATAGCTCAGTTTAGAAcaattaatttgaaaataagtAGGTGTACGCCAAATAATGCTGTCAAAGCTACGTGTGTTGTTAGTTGTTGTATTTTTTAGGTAAATGAAGCAGATATCCGAATTATAAGGCAAATCTGACACGcatataatttattaattgaaGGTTCGGTAAagcatttatattttatatagttgaTGAAATTAAATTGTACTTAAAAGTTACTTTTGGGTTGAGTATATTATGTTTAATAGGATTCATATACTTGTGAAGGGCTTACAATTTACTGTGATCAAAATTGTGTGAAAGGTGTCGTATATAAAATACCTTAACCCACTttcacaatatatttttttataggcactTTAACAATATATTGATTGAATATTGATGCTCGAAAAGAAAATACATAAAACATGTGTCTTCTCTAGTGAAGTACAATAATTCTTTAGATGAGAGGGTGAGTAGCACAACTTTGAATTGTTGTGCATCCCGCAAGAAGCCGATTTAAAATGCGTTTGATAAATAGTTTAATTAAATTCTTATGATTAAGTGCTCGTTCACATAGCAAACTTTTTGTACTTCTCTACCTAGCAGTAGGCTCACAGATCTTATTTACATGCATGCTAAATATCATGATGTTAATGGAGGGAGTATATAGTAcggaattaatatttttttccggAGGAAGAGCTTATCGTGTTATGACGAGTAAACAAGTTTATAATAATAGATTAAAATAGTCCATAAGGAAGGGGAATTGATGGATATTGGATATATCAATGCAATGGGGCTATTGACTTTGTCAAATCAAACCTACGCAACAGGCCAGCATAGCAACaaagaaaattaataatatgTGCAGTGTTTGGCTGGTGGATGGGTCTATTCTTTTGTAGGTTATTTCAAGGGCCACAGAATCTATTTATTAACTATACGATTAAATTATGCGAAACAAGtaacaaaatatattttgtaCGTTAAGGAATAGTCGAAGTCAAAGCGTACATTATCTGACTAGATTATATTATGATATGCATCAATAATATGTGTCAACAATCATCATATATTCTTTTCGATATAAGGAGCTAGAAATGTTGGAAATTAAATTAGGTTGGTCATGGTTACACTCATATTAATCAACAAAGTACTAAGTTTCTGAAATCCAACTTGCCCTACATGCCTTTACAATGGATTATTAATAAAATCAAGATGGTGAGGGTTGACTTAAATATGTACGTTAACATTCCACATTGATTAAAAATAAGGGTAAGATAATTTATAAAAGGTAGTGCAATTTTTTAGAATAGAGTTTAGTCTAACTCAAATTTTAAGATGATCTCAGAGTTTACCTTATGGATCGTTTTATTAGAGATCACGCGCATATTTGTGATATAGCTAGAAGTGAGGAATGCAAAGAGAAGAGGGAGCTAGAATCATAGAAATTTTACATGAGACACAAAGTTTagttgtgtgagagagagaggatgAAGTATATAGCCGTATAGGAGCTTGAACACAACACCATCGTCTTAGTTTGCAACATCGCGCTTGCTGCCACCGGCGTTGCATCTTCAGCCACCAATGTTTTACCATCATATGTAGTCCTATACCCATGCTTGATCGCGTGCTTCAGGCCTAATTCCGCAACTATAACATGTTGAAGCATGCAAATTTTCTTTTGTCCCAATGTTATGTATTTCtagataaaaaataattcatcatAAAATTTTTATGCAGTCATTTTTTGGGTTCAACACCACTGAAATAATCAGTCGAGTATACACATTCTAAATCCACCTCCACCCTAGTGAAATTGtaggaaaaaagagagaaatgagtgatatgatatatgatgtgaCTGAAAATacagagaaaaatataaaaaaatgtgaaaatggATAGGACTGTAAGAGAAAGAGTGTAATTAATATAGCACACCTCAATCTATTTCTACCAAATATTTAATCTAATGCATTAAGAGGTACTAGAAACTAAGTTCTTTATACCATCATTCGATTTATATTGATTCTATCTACTAGAAAATACTTTATTGTTATTTTTACTTGAACTGAAATTTTTGCACAAAACAAAATTTAATCAAAAAGAGCTTACAATGAGCATGATTTACAATTTACTTATCTTTTTCAATTAGTACTCAAAAAAGAAGAGGATAAGTTGGGAAACCATGCATAcgtatacttttttttaaagggGGCCTTTGGATTAAAGATCTAGCAACCTTTAATGTTGCTCTTTTGGCAAGTGGTTGGAGAATGCTGTTATAAAGCACACTCCATATGGTGGAGAGATTTGTGGATTGGAAAGAGTGTAATAGGATTTCAGGACAGACCCTTTTGTAAAGGaaggaaaattgaaaatgaattgGTATAGACTATATCAGATTTCAGAGAACAGAGATATTTTTTTTCGTGGTATGAGCACGCATATGAGTTTATACCCATCAACAGACAATTATATTTGATACATAAAGATCCACTTTTTGTGGGATTTATAATTAAGCATGCACCACAGTCAACTAGCCGATGCTTAAGAAAATAGAGAGGCTTATGTAGATTATAATTGGGGTCTTACTCTTGAGTGGTAAATGGAGTTTTGAGAATTTGGAATTTTGATGGAGAAGAGATCCCAATAGAAAAATGTTGTTAttgcaaagttatgaaatttAATGGTAGGTGTTGAAGTTTCAGATTTGTTTCTGCATAGATGGATATGGAAAGAGTAATCCTCAAGGAATGACTCATATAAAGTGTATGTTTGGATATGGAAAGAGTAATTAATCCGAAGAATTGATCAATGTTAATCAATGTGGAGAACTTACAAAATCATTTCATGATGAAAGGCTCGCGTGGAGGTTGATTTTGGGAAGCGCGTGGAGGTTGATTTTGGGCAGCCTTCCAAGAAAATCCAATATACTAAACAAAATTAGAGTAAAATCAAATAATTTCAACATTAGAGTAAATTATAGGTTGTTGATTTATG from Lotus japonicus ecotype B-129 chromosome 2, LjGifu_v1.2 includes:
- the LOC130739616 gene encoding tRNA(adenine(34)) deaminase, chloroplastic, producing the protein MHNAYFSSVIYTVRCKESYSLPSNAYSNFWCERFDRTPSHCSSCCGYCDCCALSTYRVPIKPILLNGLRQSALLQLSASRRLTLGCEDQCFSRTPAYSLLRGSFEVNCSANERTVCNRSRRRIKGRCYCAASQKGRENFRSVGSDDCESVLSILSDEADKVAIDVKWKNVSSSKRTEADKKRKNLSREKHLSLAERVETEKNGNLKQHETSAIDLRRAYERPNKDREAFTKSENQRKRRDVSSCSSYYSLSSGDFESDLEAQQKIDVEEFSQGYKKDEANNMEGKVNEEFNRKRDDLKKVQGISKKEKIAFAADIDWNMRKKSEKKLEEGTMQERESTGENQGMHSRVFTTDDSGYVNASTSQKRVSDEENSSFVDYLDKKTNKAYIQTGNRRTQHSTDIEVSGCDEVETALSSRRTSSGRKGNLEISETLLKETSDEHRKFIGSTSTTGKETLKSKKTHSGREENLQISETHIQETSGEHEKFIGSTSTTGKNVINRSSQKYIGNSNIEDSERTSNIRMKNVGEKKISLSSVQGVEEQHQKGEMIITQAEERRRKSQQFSEASQAHGNNVEDTSIAKSRTSLKNWQGNLYFSSNARATELQTDKRTTESSVHSKGYEHVSTSSEGYASDEKQVSSSQRSSEKVRFIPKSKLTTVVKTRESSSQTDERIFELTSEEQRRWNTSREESSFKGSWNRVSVAGERVISAEGDERSSPITLIPSSPQMGGGSTHVESTSGTASPQIFLETLESGSFALYDKSGKSPALLSGPYSRHESDKVYSKPSNTMAPEDALGSAGRLAESSSQFVDEFVERVRHDVTTSETQEMEVTGTNLAFDVEGNRVYSSTQQGTPIYPQSKKHDSSRSSGLPGIKGPADEMWDVTEPSVEQVPVVEEPEINKETAKPIVNRTGRSLWSIISDVVRLRWGSRPGSSTSAGRSGERNSPNKSDSETWFSGQEHEETSKSNVLKETSVSPETMSSDKLIPGIRHPQTEGEVSDTQKLKEKVKHLEVGSSSSNRLESGSTSVAASYASGEENAILTEDGKVLKESTSGTKNIELPISLPARGQPIVGEIVNISGPDMSGIEPVVEIKDPVAPVQSELSGSERKDGELKQRKFQRNKQVGRDRFDDWDEAYKVELEQRKMDEMFMNEALLEARKAADAWEVPVGAVLVQDGKIIARGCNLVEESRDSTAHAEMICIREASKLLHTWRLSETTLYVTLEPCPMCAGAILQARVDTVVWGAPNKLLGADGSWIRLFPDGGENVSEPRDIQPAPVHPFHPNIKIRRGVLATECANEMQQFFQLRRKKNKEESSKEHSRLAVTHHHPSKLLNKIQDMFHVMFCL